A region from the uncultured Bacteroides sp. genome encodes:
- a CDS encoding RsmD family RNA methyltransferase has product MRVISGIYKKRRFVIPKTFKARPTTDFAKENLFNVLYKYVDFSDGVSALDLFSGTGSISLELVSRGCDKVISIEKEGVHHAFICKVMAEVKTDKCIPIRGDVFRFINSTKEQFDFIFADPPYELKELDTIPDLIFKNKLLKEGGLFILEHGKNNNFETHPCFIERRIYGSVNFTLFSSEQRGEETHD; this is encoded by the coding sequence ATGCGAGTTATAAGCGGAATATATAAAAAAAGAAGGTTTGTTATACCCAAAACCTTTAAAGCACGACCTACGACGGATTTTGCCAAAGAGAATTTATTTAATGTGCTATATAAATACGTTGACTTCAGTGACGGAGTATCTGCCCTCGACCTCTTTTCAGGCACGGGAAGCATTAGCCTAGAACTCGTATCTCGCGGCTGCGACAAAGTGATCAGCATTGAAAAAGAAGGTGTCCATCATGCTTTTATTTGCAAAGTAATGGCCGAAGTGAAAACAGACAAATGCATACCCATTCGCGGAGACGTATTTAGATTTATCAATAGTACAAAAGAACAATTCGATTTCATATTTGCCGACCCTCCCTATGAGTTGAAAGAACTGGATACAATTCCCGATCTGATTTTCAAGAATAAGCTACTAAAAGAAGGAGGTCTGTTCATCCTCGAACATGGAAAGAATAATAACTTCGAAACCCATCCTTGTTTTATCGAAAGAAGAATATACGGAAGTGTAAACTTTACTCTCTTTTCGTCAGAGCAACGGGGAGAGGAGACGCACGACTGA
- a CDS encoding TonB-dependent receptor — protein MKKFIYGILLLLAGTTSAFAQNKNITVSGTIIEADTKQPIEQATVRLLSLPDSTYITGAASLAKGRFTLPKVKAGKYVLMVSYIGFHTKDISLRLLSSALTKNVGVVSLSPDAIMLKEAVITAEAPQVTVSEDTLVYNSSAYRVPEGSMLEELVKKLPGAEVADDGTITINGKTITKIMVDGKEFFTKDPKVAMKNLPVDMIDKIKAYDKQSDMARITGIDDGEEESVIDLTIKKGMNQGWFGNFDAGYGNKERYIGKAMLNRFSDGNQFSVVANANNINDQGFPGGGGFRRGGGSNNGINAVKTTGVNFAHDTKKLELGGSVDYSHSNKDVKTNSMTETFLQDGSSYSKGLSAQLNEAESVNADFRMEWKPDSLTDVIFRPSFSYSSSNNLSNSHSLMSDADNLSQYALEESLFDQAINDDDLVNYNFHKVNSLDKGISTDGDLQLNRKLGKKGRNVTLRISYGYSDDNADQYSDSKVRYFKRDSTSIQSQYIDNENKGYNYRIQTTYSEPVFTNRFLQFSYSYQYKYQKTDKDTYDMLQGDDYLSHPIDSLSKYYENEYYTHEFNLSLRTIRDKYQYNIGFSVLPQESTSIYELGTTRNELSKSVVNYSPTFDYRYRFNKQSQLRINYRGRTSQPSMTDLQPVRDVSDPLNIKEGNPGLKPSFNNTFRLFYNTYIPERQQGLMTSLNFSNTINSISNVVTYDSETGGKVTRPENINGNWSMNGTFVFNTPFKNKKFSISTYSNGSYSNMVGFTSLSQNEDAVKNTTRSMNLSERLNSSYRNDWFEFGLNAGVFYNLSKNSLQSQGDKETFDYLFGANSNVTLPWSVTLSTDASYSMKKGYSEGLDRNEMIWNAQLTKNFLKKKQATISFQIYDILKEQSNLSRNITASMRQDTEYNAINSYFMFHFIYRLNAFGGKGGRNSEGGPDRRGGRGGRGGYGGGRPF, from the coding sequence ATGAAGAAATTTATCTATGGGATATTGCTGCTGCTTGCAGGGACAACATCCGCTTTCGCACAAAACAAAAACATCACAGTATCGGGAACTATTATCGAGGCAGATACGAAACAACCGATAGAACAAGCTACAGTACGTTTGTTATCTTTACCTGACAGTACATATATAACGGGTGCAGCGTCGTTAGCTAAAGGCCGATTTACTCTACCTAAGGTGAAAGCCGGTAAATATGTATTAATGGTTTCTTATATCGGATTTCATACCAAAGATATTTCTTTGCGACTTTTATCGTCTGCTTTGACGAAGAATGTGGGTGTCGTGTCTTTAAGTCCGGATGCCATTATGTTGAAAGAGGCTGTGATAACAGCCGAGGCTCCTCAGGTAACAGTTTCTGAAGATACTTTAGTCTATAATTCTTCGGCATATCGTGTGCCGGAAGGCTCTATGCTTGAGGAATTAGTGAAAAAACTACCTGGAGCTGAAGTAGCCGATGACGGAACAATTACCATCAACGGAAAGACAATTACGAAAATTATGGTTGACGGCAAAGAGTTCTTTACCAAAGACCCAAAGGTGGCTATGAAGAATTTGCCTGTGGATATGATTGATAAGATTAAAGCTTACGATAAACAATCGGACATGGCTCGGATTACGGGTATTGATGATGGTGAGGAAGAATCGGTGATAGACCTTACGATAAAAAAAGGAATGAATCAGGGTTGGTTTGGTAATTTTGATGCCGGATATGGAAATAAAGAACGTTATATTGGTAAGGCAATGCTTAACCGGTTTTCAGATGGAAATCAGTTTAGTGTAGTTGCTAATGCGAATAATATAAATGATCAGGGTTTTCCGGGGGGGGGCGGATTTCGCCGTGGTGGCGGATCTAATAATGGTATTAATGCCGTGAAAACAACCGGAGTCAATTTTGCACATGATACTAAAAAATTAGAATTGGGCGGTAGTGTAGATTATAGCCACTCAAACAAGGATGTAAAGACTAATAGCATGACGGAAACATTCTTGCAGGACGGATCTTCATACTCAAAGGGTTTGTCCGCTCAACTAAATGAAGCGGAATCTGTGAATGCCGATTTTCGTATGGAGTGGAAACCGGATAGTCTTACCGATGTTATCTTTCGGCCTTCTTTTTCCTATTCATCATCAAATAATCTTTCCAATTCGCATTCATTGATGTCTGACGCAGATAATCTTTCGCAGTATGCGCTTGAAGAATCTCTTTTTGATCAAGCTATAAATGATGACGATTTAGTGAATTATAATTTTCATAAGGTGAATAGTTTGGATAAAGGTATATCCACGGACGGAGATTTGCAACTTAATCGTAAACTTGGTAAAAAGGGTAGGAACGTTACGTTGAGGATTTCGTATGGTTACAGTGATGATAATGCTGATCAATATTCGGATTCGAAAGTACGATATTTTAAGAGAGATTCCACTTCTATACAAAGTCAATATATTGATAATGAAAACAAAGGATATAACTACCGGATTCAAACCACGTATAGCGAACCTGTTTTTACTAATCGCTTTCTTCAGTTTAGCTACAGTTATCAGTATAAGTATCAGAAAACGGATAAAGATACGTATGATATGTTGCAGGGTGATGATTATTTATCTCATCCTATCGATTCCTTGAGTAAATATTACGAGAATGAGTATTATACACATGAATTCAACTTGTCTTTACGGACAATTCGTGATAAATATCAATATAATATAGGGTTTAGTGTGTTACCGCAAGAGTCGACTAGTATTTATGAATTGGGTACAACTAGAAACGAACTATCTAAAAGTGTGGTAAATTATTCGCCGACTTTTGATTACCGCTATCGTTTTAATAAACAGAGCCAATTGCGTATCAATTACAGGGGGCGAACATCTCAACCCAGCATGACCGATTTGCAGCCAGTGCGTGATGTGTCTGACCCGCTGAATATTAAAGAAGGTAACCCCGGACTGAAACCGTCGTTTAACAATACCTTCAGGTTGTTTTATAATACGTATATACCCGAGCGGCAGCAGGGATTAATGACTTCTTTGAATTTCTCAAATACCATTAACTCGATAAGTAATGTGGTTACTTATGATTCAGAGACAGGTGGAAAAGTAACCAGACCGGAAAATATTAACGGCAATTGGTCGATGAATGGTACTTTTGTGTTTAATACACCTTTTAAGAACAAGAAGTTTTCTATTTCTACCTACTCAAATGGTTCGTATAGTAATATGGTAGGATTTACCAGTTTATCGCAAAATGAAGATGCGGTAAAGAATACAACCCGGAGTATGAATCTTTCGGAAAGGTTGAATAGCTCGTACCGAAACGATTGGTTTGAATTCGGACTGAATGCAGGTGTCTTTTATAATCTATCAAAGAATTCCTTGCAATCGCAGGGAGATAAAGAAACTTTCGATTATTTATTCGGGGCCAACTCTAATGTTACTCTACCCTGGAGCGTTACTTTGTCTACGGATGCTTCTTATAGCATGAAAAAAGGATATAGTGAGGGGCTCGATCGCAATGAAATGATTTGGAATGCACAGCTAACAAAGAATTTCTTAAAGAAGAAACAAGCAACTATCAGTTTCCAGATATATGATATTCTGAAAGAACAGAGCAACTTGTCGCGCAACATCACTGCCAGCATGAGACAGGATACGGAATATAATGCCATAAATAGTTATTTCATGTTTCACTTCATTTACCGTTTGAATGCTTTTGGCGGTAAAGGCGGACGAAATTCGGAAGGAGGTCCTGACAGACGTGGTGGCAGAGGCGGACGTGGTGGTTACGGAGGTGGTAGGCCTTTCTGA
- a CDS encoding DUF3822 family protein — protein MPERAIIENIDFSKSDQYTLSIRLSTDGFSFSVYNPLQNGSTLFSEIQIEPSLSLTANLKQVFRESELFNHPYKRVNIVMTGKRFTMVPFELFEDEQTEIIFYHNQQKRENEIVLYNILKKNNIAVIFGMDKSAHQFLSEQYPQARFYSQVTPLAEYFSVKSKLGNNKKIYAHIHHNTMDIYAYEHGHLLLANSFECKETEDRIYYLLYIWKQLDFNQERDELHLTGSISDKERLTKELRKFVSQVFIIPQSTFTDIQTLTSCEL, from the coding sequence ATGCCCGAAAGAGCGATTATAGAAAACATCGATTTTAGTAAATCGGATCAATATACACTATCCATCCGTCTTAGTACGGATGGATTTTCTTTTTCTGTATATAACCCGCTTCAGAATGGTTCTACTCTTTTTTCAGAGATACAGATAGAACCATCATTATCACTCACAGCTAATCTGAAACAAGTATTTCGTGAATCAGAACTATTCAATCACCCTTACAAGCGAGTAAATATAGTGATGACAGGAAAAAGGTTCACCATGGTTCCTTTCGAGCTATTTGAAGACGAGCAAACAGAGATTATATTCTATCATAACCAGCAAAAAAGAGAAAACGAAATTGTACTTTACAACATCCTAAAGAAAAATAACATAGCTGTTATTTTCGGTATGGACAAAAGTGCGCATCAATTTCTAAGTGAACAATATCCCCAAGCTAGATTTTACTCTCAAGTCACGCCTCTGGCCGAATATTTTTCAGTTAAAAGCAAGCTGGGTAACAACAAAAAAATATATGCCCATATACACCATAATACAATGGACATATACGCCTACGAGCACGGACATCTTTTACTTGCCAATTCTTTTGAATGTAAAGAAACAGAAGACCGCATTTATTATTTGTTGTATATCTGGAAGCAATTAGATTTTAATCAGGAAAGAGATGAGTTGCACCTTACAGGATCAATCAGCGACAAAGAAAGATTAACAAAAGAGCTACGAAAGTTTGTCTCACAAGTCTTCATCATTCCTCAAAGTACATTTACCGACATTCAAACATTAACATCATGCGAGTTATAA
- the aroB gene encoding 3-dehydroquinate synthase yields the protein MSKQDVLLCESLEISLARAIEKCPHDKLFILTDEHTTALCMPSLKQLSILKNAAEIIIGAEDTHKTLDTLATVWQALSEKGASRHSLLINLGGGMVTDLGGFAAATFKRGIPYINIPTTLLAMVDASVGGKTGINFNGLKNEIGAFAPASSVLIETEFLRSLDLQNFFSGYAEMLKHGLISNTAHWAELLSFDTEQIDYSYLKKLVGQSVQIKEDIVEQDPFEQDIRKALNLGHTVGHAFESLALAEDRHVLHGYAVAWGIVCELYLSHIKVGFPQDKMRQTIQFIKDKYGTFAIDCKKYDRLYEYMQHDKKNTAGIINFTLLKDIGDVSLNETASKDEIFETFDFYRECMGV from the coding sequence ATGAGTAAACAAGATGTCCTTTTATGTGAAAGTCTGGAAATAAGCCTTGCCCGTGCCATTGAAAAATGCCCGCACGATAAACTATTCATTCTGACCGATGAGCATACCACCGCCTTGTGCATGCCTTCTCTTAAGCAACTTTCGATATTAAAAAACGCCGCTGAAATCATTATCGGTGCCGAAGATACGCATAAAACACTTGATACTTTGGCTACCGTGTGGCAGGCATTGAGTGAAAAAGGAGCCAGTCGCCACTCTCTACTTATTAATTTAGGAGGTGGAATGGTTACAGATCTGGGTGGATTTGCCGCTGCGACCTTTAAGCGAGGCATTCCTTATATTAACATACCTACTACCCTATTGGCTATGGTCGATGCATCTGTAGGCGGAAAAACAGGCATCAATTTTAACGGGTTAAAGAACGAGATAGGTGCCTTTGCGCCAGCAAGCAGTGTACTTATTGAAACGGAATTCCTTCGCAGTTTAGACCTTCAAAACTTTTTCTCGGGCTATGCCGAGATGTTGAAACACGGCCTCATCAGCAATACAGCTCATTGGGCAGAGTTACTCTCCTTTGATACCGAACAGATAGATTATAGTTACCTCAAAAAGCTGGTTGGCCAATCCGTTCAAATTAAAGAAGACATTGTAGAACAAGACCCCTTTGAACAGGACATACGCAAGGCGCTCAACCTGGGACATACGGTCGGTCATGCCTTCGAGAGTCTGGCACTAGCCGAAGATCGCCATGTGCTCCACGGATATGCCGTAGCTTGGGGCATCGTATGCGAACTATACCTTTCGCACATCAAAGTCGGCTTTCCGCAAGATAAGATGCGGCAAACCATTCAGTTCATTAAAGACAAGTACGGCACATTTGCTATCGATTGCAAAAAATACGACCGCCTATACGAGTATATGCAACACGATAAGAAAAATACAGCAGGGATTATCAACTTCACCTTACTGAAAGATATTGGTGATGTAAGTCTCAATGAGACAGCAAGTAAGGACGAGATCTTTGAAACATTCGACTTCTACCGCGAGTGCATGGGAGTGTAG
- the alaS gene encoding alanine--tRNA ligase: MLTAKEIRDSFKIFFDSKGHQIVPSAPMVIKDDPTLMFTNAGMNQFKDIILGNHPAKYKRVADSQKCLRVSGKHNDLEEVGHDTYHHTMFEMLGNWSFGDYFKKEAIEWAWEYLVEVLKLDPTLLYATVFEGNKEEGLERDNEAAAIWGQFLPADHIINGNKHDNFWEMGDTGPCGPCSEIHIDLRSDAERAAISGLSLVNQSHPQVIEIWNLVFMQYNRKADGSLEGLPAKVIDTGMGFERLCMALQKKTSNYDTDVFQPIIKVIAQMAGTVYGKETQNDIAMRVIADHIRTISFSITDGQLPSNAKAGYVIRRILRRAVRYGYTFLNQKQAFMYRLLPVLIESMGDAYPELIAQRELIEKVVKEEEESFLRTLETGIRLLDKTMSDTKSAGKSTISGKDAFTLYDTFGFPLDLTELILRENEMTVDIEEFNAEMQIQKARARNAAAVETGDWITLKEGTTAFVGYDYTEYEVSILRYRQVKQKNQTLYQLVLDSTPFYAESGGQVGDTGVIVSEFETIEVIDTKKENNLPVHITKKLPANIEAPMMACVDTDKRAASAANHSATHLLDEALREVLGGHVEQKGSLVTPDSLRFDFSHFQKVTDEEIRRVEHIVNAKIRANIPLTEYRNIPIADAKELGAIALFGEKYGDEVRVIQFGKSIEFCGGTHVQATGNIGIMKIISESSVAAGVRRIEAYTGAKVEEMLDTIQDTLTDLKALFNNTPDLAIAIRKYIEENAGLKKQVDEFMKEKEAVIKESLLKSMQEINGIKVIKTCLPIPAETIKNIAFQLRGEITESLFFVAGSIDNQKPFLTVMLSDNLVASGMNAGKLVKEAARLIQGGGGGQAHFATAGGKNADELNAAVDKVIKLAGI, translated from the coding sequence ATGTTGACTGCAAAAGAGATCAGAGATTCTTTCAAGATTTTTTTCGATTCTAAAGGACACCAGATTGTACCTTCGGCACCGATGGTGATAAAAGACGACCCAACCCTGATGTTTACGAACGCCGGAATGAATCAATTTAAAGATATCATCCTGGGTAACCATCCGGCAAAATATAAAAGAGTGGCCGACTCGCAAAAGTGCCTCCGCGTAAGTGGAAAGCACAACGACTTGGAAGAAGTGGGGCACGACACTTATCATCATACCATGTTCGAGATGCTTGGCAACTGGTCGTTTGGCGATTATTTCAAGAAAGAAGCCATTGAGTGGGCATGGGAATACTTGGTAGAAGTGTTAAAACTTGATCCGACTCTTCTTTACGCCACTGTATTTGAAGGAAACAAGGAAGAGGGATTGGAACGCGACAACGAAGCTGCTGCTATTTGGGGACAGTTTTTACCGGCGGATCATATCATTAACGGAAATAAGCACGATAACTTCTGGGAGATGGGTGATACCGGCCCTTGCGGACCGTGTTCCGAAATCCACATTGATTTGCGTAGTGATGCCGAACGTGCTGCCATCAGCGGCCTTTCGCTGGTTAATCAAAGTCACCCGCAAGTGATTGAAATATGGAACCTCGTGTTCATGCAATACAATAGAAAGGCCGATGGAAGCCTTGAAGGCCTACCTGCTAAGGTAATTGACACCGGCATGGGCTTTGAACGCCTCTGCATGGCACTACAGAAAAAAACATCGAACTATGACACCGACGTTTTTCAACCGATTATTAAGGTAATAGCTCAGATGGCCGGAACAGTATACGGCAAAGAGACGCAAAACGACATTGCTATGAGGGTGATTGCCGACCACATACGTACCATTTCTTTTTCCATTACAGACGGACAATTGCCTTCGAATGCAAAAGCAGGATACGTTATCCGCCGCATTCTTCGCCGTGCCGTGCGCTACGGATACACTTTCCTCAACCAAAAGCAAGCTTTTATGTATCGGCTACTGCCGGTATTGATTGAAAGTATGGGCGATGCTTATCCGGAACTAATCGCACAACGGGAATTGATTGAAAAAGTGGTTAAGGAAGAAGAGGAATCTTTCCTTCGCACACTGGAAACCGGTATCCGCCTGCTCGATAAGACCATGAGCGATACTAAATCGGCTGGAAAGTCGACCATCAGCGGAAAAGATGCCTTTACGTTATACGATACCTTCGGCTTCCCTCTCGACCTTACCGAACTTATCCTTCGTGAGAACGAGATGACCGTGGACATAGAAGAATTCAATGCCGAAATGCAGATACAAAAAGCGCGCGCACGAAACGCCGCTGCCGTAGAAACAGGTGACTGGATTACGCTGAAAGAAGGAACAACGGCATTTGTGGGATACGATTATACGGAATATGAAGTTTCGATTCTTCGCTACCGCCAAGTGAAACAAAAGAATCAGACTCTTTATCAACTGGTGCTGGACAGCACTCCATTCTATGCTGAAAGCGGCGGACAGGTAGGTGATACGGGCGTTATAGTCAGCGAGTTCGAAACCATCGAAGTGATTGACACGAAGAAAGAAAACAATCTGCCGGTTCACATCACTAAAAAGCTACCTGCAAATATAGAAGCACCGATGATGGCTTGTGTAGACACCGACAAGCGGGCTGCCAGCGCTGCCAATCACTCGGCTACACACTTACTGGACGAAGCCCTTCGCGAAGTGCTTGGCGGACATGTAGAACAAAAAGGCTCTTTGGTTACTCCGGACTCTTTACGATTTGACTTTTCACACTTCCAGAAAGTAACCGATGAAGAAATCCGCAGGGTAGAACACATAGTAAATGCTAAGATCCGTGCCAACATACCGCTTACGGAATATCGCAACATCCCCATTGCCGACGCCAAAGAGCTGGGTGCAATCGCCCTCTTCGGCGAAAAATATGGTGATGAGGTTCGCGTAATTCAGTTTGGCAAATCGATAGAGTTTTGTGGTGGAACCCATGTGCAAGCTACCGGAAACATCGGGATAATGAAGATCATATCCGAAAGTTCGGTTGCGGCAGGTGTGCGACGCATTGAAGCCTATACGGGTGCTAAGGTAGAAGAGATGCTTGATACCATTCAAGACACGCTAACCGACCTGAAAGCCTTATTCAATAACACACCCGATCTGGCCATAGCCATCCGGAAGTATATTGAAGAAAATGCCGGACTGAAGAAGCAGGTGGATGAGTTCATGAAAGAGAAAGAGGCCGTAATCAAAGAAAGCTTGCTAAAGAGCATGCAAGAGATTAATGGAATTAAAGTGATAAAAACCTGTCTGCCCATTCCGGCCGAAACAATTAAAAACATTGCCTTTCAACTACGCGGAGAGATAACGGAAAGCCTCTTCTTTGTAGCCGGAAGCATTGATAACCAAAAGCCATTCTTAACAGTTATGCTAAGCGACAACCTTGTTGCCTCCGGAATGAATGCCGGCAAACTGGTAAAAGAAGCAGCCAGACTGATTCAGGGTGGCGGTGGCGGCCAGGCTCACTTTGCCACAGCCGGAGGAAAAAACGCCGACGAGCTGAATGCTGCCGTAGACAAAGTAATAAAGCTGGCTGGAATCTGA
- the cls gene encoding cardiolipin synthase — translation MINWDIFTSQIAEIIFDLIYFGAVVGTIIVLILDNRNPVKTMAWILILMFLPVVGLVFYFFFGRSTRRERIIGKKSYNRLLRKPMAEYFAQDKCDFPTEHARLMQLFRETNQAFPFDGNKVEVYTNGYTKLQSLLCQLSRAKRHIHLEYYIFEDDAVGRLVRDMLIDKVREGVEVRVIYDDVGCWHVPHRFFEEMRDEGIEVRSFLKVRFPLFTSKVNYRNHRKIAVIDGQVGFVGGMNLAERYLRGFSWGVWRDTHLMIKGKAVHGLQTAFLLDWYFVDRTLITASNYFPRTEPYGNSLAQIVTSDPVGPWKEIMQGLAMAISEAKKYFYMQTPYFLPTESILAAMQTAALAGVDVRLMLPLRADTLITHLGSCSYLVDVLSAGVKVFFYKKGFLHSKLMVSDDTLSTVGSTNLDFRSFEHNFEVNAFMYDMETALNMKEIFIQDQRDCSQVFLKNWMKRPLRKRAVESVVRLLSPLL, via the coding sequence ATGATTAATTGGGATATCTTTACCAGTCAGATAGCGGAGATTATATTCGACTTGATATATTTCGGGGCAGTCGTCGGAACCATTATTGTGCTTATACTTGATAATCGTAATCCGGTGAAGACGATGGCTTGGATATTAATTTTGATGTTCCTGCCCGTTGTCGGATTAGTGTTTTACTTCTTTTTTGGCCGGAGCACTCGTCGGGAGCGGATTATTGGAAAGAAGAGCTACAATCGATTATTGAGAAAGCCGATGGCAGAGTACTTTGCTCAGGATAAATGTGATTTTCCGACTGAGCACGCCCGTTTGATGCAGCTGTTCAGGGAAACAAACCAAGCTTTTCCTTTTGATGGCAATAAAGTGGAAGTGTACACCAACGGTTATACCAAGTTGCAGTCACTACTCTGCCAACTAAGTCGGGCAAAACGTCATATACATTTAGAGTATTATATTTTTGAGGATGATGCGGTAGGACGTTTAGTGCGTGATATGTTGATCGATAAAGTTCGTGAAGGTGTGGAAGTAAGGGTTATATATGATGATGTGGGTTGTTGGCATGTGCCCCACCGTTTCTTCGAGGAGATGAGAGATGAAGGTATTGAGGTACGGAGTTTCCTGAAAGTTCGTTTTCCGCTATTTACGAGTAAAGTGAACTATCGCAATCATCGTAAAATTGCGGTGATTGACGGGCAAGTGGGCTTTGTGGGCGGCATGAATCTGGCCGAAAGATACCTGCGTGGATTTTCGTGGGGAGTATGGAGAGATACTCATCTTATGATAAAGGGAAAAGCGGTGCATGGCTTGCAAACGGCTTTTCTGCTGGATTGGTATTTTGTTGATCGTACACTTATCACCGCTTCAAACTATTTTCCTCGTACTGAGCCGTACGGCAATTCCTTGGCTCAGATTGTTACGAGTGATCCCGTAGGTCCGTGGAAAGAAATCATGCAGGGGCTTGCAATGGCCATATCGGAGGCCAAAAAATACTTCTATATGCAAACGCCTTATTTTTTGCCTACGGAATCTATATTAGCAGCTATGCAAACGGCCGCCTTGGCCGGGGTAGATGTGCGCTTGATGTTGCCTTTGCGTGCCGATACTCTTATTACTCATTTGGGTTCATGCTCTTACTTGGTAGATGTTTTAAGTGCCGGTGTGAAGGTCTTTTTTTATAAGAAAGGTTTCCTTCATTCAAAATTGATGGTCTCTGACGATACATTGTCTACGGTAGGATCGACAAATCTCGATTTCCGTAGTTTTGAACACAATTTTGAGGTAAATGCTTTTATGTATGATATGGAAACAGCTTTGAATATGAAAGAGATTTTCATACAAGATCAGCGAGATTGCTCTCAGGTATTTCTCAAAAACTGGATGAAGCGTCCGCTTCGAAAGAGAGCGGTGGAGTCAGTCGTGCGTCTCCTCTCCCCGTTGCTCTGA
- a CDS encoding AAA family ATPase, whose protein sequence is MINNYLERQIKENFPYDPTLEQEMAVNSLAEFLLLPKNDAVFVLRGYAGTGKTSLIGALVKTMDALQQRSVLLAPTGRAAKVFSAYAGHAAFTIHKKIYRQQSFSNEVNNFSVNDNLSAHTLFIVDEASMISNAGLSGAVFGTGRLLDDLMQFVYSGTGCRLLLMGDTAQLPPVGEVQGPALSSDVLRGYGLEVREMNLTQVVRQTQDSGVLYNATELRRLIAEEKFASFPKIKLTGFADIRSIPGDELIEALTTCYDRDGMEETIVVCRSNKRANIYNNGVRNSILYREDELNTGDFLMVAKNNYYWTEPYKEMEFIANGEIAMVRRVRRTRELYGFRFAEVVLSFPDYGDFELEANVILDTLHTDSPALPKAENDKLFYSVLEDYADISLKRERMKKMKADPYYNALQVKYAYAITCHKAQGGQWRNVFLDQGYISEEQLTSDYFRWLYTAFTRATDTLYLVNYPKQQLE, encoded by the coding sequence ATGATAAATAACTATTTAGAACGACAAATTAAGGAAAATTTTCCTTATGATCCAACTTTGGAGCAGGAAATGGCTGTTAATTCATTGGCAGAGTTCCTCTTATTGCCTAAGAATGATGCTGTATTTGTGCTCAGGGGATATGCGGGGACAGGTAAAACATCACTTATCGGAGCTTTGGTGAAAACGATGGATGCCTTGCAGCAGAGATCTGTATTGTTGGCACCCACAGGGCGTGCGGCAAAGGTGTTTTCGGCTTATGCCGGGCATGCTGCTTTTACAATACATAAGAAGATATACAGGCAGCAGTCATTTTCTAATGAGGTGAACAATTTCTCGGTGAATGATAATTTGAGCGCGCACACATTATTTATTGTGGATGAGGCATCTATGATTTCTAATGCGGGGCTTTCGGGGGCTGTGTTTGGTACCGGGCGGTTGCTCGATGACTTGATGCAATTTGTTTATTCGGGCACTGGATGTAGATTGTTGCTGATGGGAGATACGGCTCAGCTTCCGCCGGTGGGCGAAGTGCAGGGGCCTGCACTTTCTTCGGATGTATTAAGAGGATATGGGTTGGAGGTGCGTGAGATGAATCTGACTCAGGTGGTTCGTCAAACTCAGGATTCGGGGGTGTTGTATAATGCTACCGAGTTGCGTAGACTGATTGCTGAAGAAAAGTTTGCTTCGTTTCCGAAAATAAAGTTGACCGGCTTTGCCGATATTCGTTCGATACCCGGAGATGAATTGATAGAGGCGCTGACCACTTGCTATGACCGCGACGGCATGGAGGAAACGATTGTGGTGTGCCGTTCGAACAAACGTGCCAACATCTATAATAACGGAGTACGCAATTCGATTCTTTATCGGGAGGATGAACTGAATACGGGCGATTTTCTGATGGTGGCAAAAAACAATTATTACTGGACGGAGCCGTATAAGGAGATGGAATTTATTGCGAATGGTGAGATAGCGATGGTGCGCCGGGTGAGGAGAACGCGGGAGCTTTATGGCTTTCGCTTTGCCGAAGTGGTGCTTTCGTTTCCCGATTACGGGGATTTTGAGTTAGAGGCGAATGTGATTCTCGATACATTGCATACGGATTCGCCTGCTTTGCCGAAAGCGGAGAATGATAAGTTGTTTTATAGCGTGTTAGAAGATTATGCCGATATTAGCCTGAAACGGGAGCGGATGAAGAAGATGAAAGCCGATCCATACTACAACGCTTTGCAGGTGAAGTATGCTTATGCCATTACCTGCCACAAGGCACAGGGAGGGCAATGGCGAAATGTTTTTCTGGATCAGGGATACATAAGCGAAGAACAGCTTACGTCTGATTATTTTCGTTGGCTGTACACGGCTTTTACCCGTGCCACGGATACGTTGTATTTGGTTAATTATCCGAAGCAGCAGCTTGAATAA